A region from the Nostoc sp. HK-01 genome encodes:
- a CDS encoding polyprenyl synthetase, with translation MTPATSLFTPVEADLQILADNLKQLVGNRHPILFAAAEHLFGAGGKRIRPAIVLLISRATMLEEDITQRHRRLAEITEMIHTASLVHDDVVDESQMRRGVATVHSLFGNRIAVLAGDFLFAQSSWYLANLDNLEVVKLLSEVIMDLATGEIQQGMNRFDSSLAIETYLQKSYYKTASLIANSAKAAGLLSEVPSETAQHLYNYGRNLGLAFQIVDDILDFTSTTDTLGKPAGSDLRSGNLTAPVLFALEEKPYLEVLIERQFAQAEDLEQALALIQDSRGIQQARELAAHHAKLAAKEIEILPPSESRQALIDITEYVLSRLY, from the coding sequence ATGACCCCAGCTACCTCCCTGTTTACCCCTGTGGAAGCAGATTTGCAAATACTAGCCGATAACCTCAAGCAGCTAGTTGGCAATCGCCACCCCATTCTTTTTGCAGCCGCCGAACATCTGTTCGGAGCTGGGGGAAAGCGCATCAGACCAGCGATCGTCCTGCTGATATCGCGGGCGACAATGTTAGAAGAAGATATCACCCAGCGTCACCGCCGCCTAGCCGAAATCACAGAAATGATTCACACGGCCAGCCTAGTGCATGACGATGTGGTAGATGAATCGCAAATGCGCCGTGGCGTAGCGACTGTTCATAGCCTGTTTGGCAATCGTATTGCTGTACTAGCAGGTGACTTTCTGTTTGCTCAATCATCTTGGTATCTGGCAAACTTGGATAATTTAGAGGTTGTAAAACTCCTCTCAGAAGTCATCATGGATTTAGCTACTGGAGAAATTCAGCAAGGTATGAACCGCTTTGATAGTAGCCTGGCCATTGAAACTTACCTGCAAAAGAGCTATTACAAAACTGCCTCACTAATTGCCAATAGTGCCAAAGCAGCGGGTTTACTAAGTGAAGTTCCCTCAGAAACAGCCCAGCATTTGTATAACTACGGGCGGAATCTTGGTTTAGCATTTCAAATTGTAGATGACATTTTAGATTTCACCAGTACTACAGATACTCTAGGTAAACCAGCAGGTTCTGACCTGAGAAGTGGTAATTTAACCGCACCTGTTTTATTTGCTTTAGAAGAGAAACCATATTTAGAAGTGCTAATTGAACGTCAGTTTGCTCAAGCAGAAGATTTAGAGCAAGCACTGGCATTAATTCAAGATAGTCGCGGGATACAGCAGGCGAGAGAATTAGCTGCACATCATGCCAAGTTAGCAGCTAAAGAGATTGAAATTTTGCCACCATCAGAATCACGCCAAGCCTTAATTGACATCACTGAATATGTGCTGAGTCGACTTTATTAA
- a CDS encoding glutamate racemase has protein sequence MYSSSIFEANLYDFSDKEPQRAPIGVFDSGVGGLTVLRQIYRQLPNESIIYFGDTARLPYGIRSQAEILQFVREILCWMQQQQVKMVVMACNTSSALALEIVRQEFNIPILGVILPGAKAAVQQGKRIGVIATPATAKSNAYKQAILEIDPEVQVWQVGCPEFVPLIEQNRIHDPYTTEVARSYLEPLLQQEIDTLVYGCTHYPHLAPVLRSLLPSHVKLVDPAVHVTAACNQDLELLGLTNTHPPLPTRFVVSGCPQQFAQSAVQWLGHTPMVEVVDLNSTVVSQLT, from the coding sequence GTGTATTCATCTTCTATTTTTGAAGCTAATCTTTACGATTTTTCTGATAAAGAACCTCAACGCGCCCCTATCGGCGTTTTTGACAGTGGTGTGGGTGGGCTGACGGTACTGCGACAAATTTACCGCCAACTACCAAATGAATCGATTATTTATTTTGGTGATACAGCCAGACTGCCCTACGGTATCCGTTCCCAAGCAGAAATTCTGCAATTTGTGCGCGAAATTCTCTGCTGGATGCAGCAGCAGCAAGTCAAAATGGTGGTGATGGCTTGTAACACCAGTTCTGCCCTCGCCTTAGAAATTGTCCGCCAAGAATTTAATATCCCTATCTTGGGCGTAATTCTCCCAGGCGCTAAAGCTGCTGTGCAACAAGGTAAGCGCATTGGTGTAATTGCTACCCCAGCCACTGCTAAAAGTAATGCTTATAAGCAAGCGATTTTGGAAATTGACCCAGAGGTACAAGTTTGGCAAGTTGGCTGTCCAGAGTTTGTGCCGTTAATTGAGCAGAATCGCATCCACGACCCTTACACTACTGAGGTAGCACGCTCTTATTTAGAGCCTTTACTTCAGCAAGAAATTGATACTTTAGTCTACGGCTGTACTCATTATCCTCACTTGGCACCAGTACTGCGATCGCTTCTTCCATCTCATGTTAAATTAGTTGACCCCGCTGTTCATGTTACAGCTGCTTGTAACCAAGATTTAGAGTTGCTGGGCTTAACTAATACCCACCCGCCATTACCAACTCGCTTTGTCGTTAGCGGTTGTCCACAACAATTCGCTCAGTCCGCAGTCCAGTGGCTAGGCCATACCCCAATGGTTGAAGTCGTAGACTTAAATAGCACAGTAGTTTCTCAACTTACATAA
- a CDS encoding cell wall hydrolase/autolysin encodes MKLHWLLTGTIGTIFWLSSPALAAKLESWHFDAKQNRLEFNTLGAVQPKAQLIFNPTRLVIDLPDTDFGRPQLTQPIGGAVRSIRVGQFDPQTARIVVELAPGYTIDPQGVKFIPTTGSRWLVQLPTPTATPITSSADISLQSEPQTLETRANSEFPSRNIYSVVKPDPVTSNNPRPLGNTLAAVTQVESFRVTGDGFFVRTNGGSPQIQVNRSSDKRAVNIEITGASLSPSLLQQDLSVNRYGVNRIQFSQLQTRQPTVRMTLYVDKNSPDWRASTSSIGGFVIIPNRVVRLPGNSDANLVAEATDSPAIIQAVELADNGTQLLIRSNRPVSAKGGWDRSSGLFRIAIANAKLAPRVIGPAFNANSPILRVRLQPQEDSVNILVQPASGVQIGEVNQISNQLLAVQLQRTHAITPPIGLPPLPSSNGQLPNSKDNPPPAPRPVPTGKLIVVIDPGHGGKDSGAPGLGGLLEKDVILPIGKRVAAILERNGVQAVLTRDADFFVELQGRVDIAERVNATLFVSIHANSVDSRPDVNGLEVYYYDSGYGLAEVVRNTILQDIGTIKDRGTRKARFYVLRKSSMPSILVETGYMTGREDNPRLGSPEYQNRMAEAIARGILKYLRQR; translated from the coding sequence GTGAAATTACACTGGTTACTAACCGGTACTATTGGAACTATCTTCTGGCTATCATCGCCTGCTTTAGCGGCGAAACTGGAGTCTTGGCACTTTGATGCCAAGCAAAACCGCTTGGAATTTAATACTTTGGGGGCTGTTCAACCCAAAGCTCAACTCATTTTCAATCCCACTCGTTTGGTTATTGATTTACCAGATACAGATTTTGGCAGACCCCAGTTAACACAACCAATAGGTGGAGCAGTTCGCTCAATTCGCGTAGGGCAATTTGACCCCCAGACGGCCAGAATTGTCGTAGAATTAGCTCCCGGTTATACTATTGATCCCCAAGGGGTAAAATTTATTCCTACTACTGGTAGTCGTTGGTTAGTACAATTACCCACACCAACAGCAACGCCTATCACATCATCAGCAGATATTTCACTCCAATCAGAACCTCAAACCTTAGAAACCAGAGCTAATTCAGAATTTCCTTCCAGAAATATCTACTCTGTGGTTAAACCCGACCCAGTAACATCCAATAATCCTAGACCTTTGGGTAACACCCTCGCCGCTGTCACTCAAGTAGAAAGTTTTCGAGTTACTGGTGATGGTTTTTTTGTGCGGACTAATGGTGGTAGTCCGCAAATTCAGGTGAACCGGAGTTCAGATAAACGCGCAGTTAATATCGAGATTACTGGTGCATCCTTATCTCCTAGCTTGTTGCAACAAGATTTATCTGTGAATCGTTATGGTGTCAACCGGATTCAATTTTCCCAATTGCAAACAAGACAACCAACAGTCCGCATGACTTTGTATGTGGATAAAAATAGCCCTGACTGGCGGGCAAGTACTAGCAGTATCGGTGGGTTTGTAATTATACCTAACCGAGTTGTGAGATTACCTGGTAATAGTGATGCAAATCTCGTTGCGGAGGCGACTGACTCACCTGCAATTATTCAAGCAGTGGAATTAGCTGATAATGGTACTCAACTTTTAATCAGATCTAACAGGCCTGTGTCTGCCAAAGGCGGGTGGGATAGATCTTCTGGTTTATTTCGGATTGCGATCGCCAATGCTAAGTTAGCCCCTAGAGTTATTGGGCCAGCTTTTAATGCCAATAGTCCCATTCTGCGGGTACGGTTGCAACCCCAAGAAGATTCCGTCAATATTTTGGTTCAACCCGCTTCAGGAGTGCAAATTGGGGAAGTCAACCAAATTAGTAATCAGTTGTTGGCTGTACAGTTACAACGCACTCACGCAATTACACCACCCATAGGTTTACCGCCTCTACCCTCAAGTAATGGTCAATTACCAAACTCAAAGGACAATCCTCCACCAGCACCACGCCCAGTCCCCACAGGAAAACTGATAGTTGTGATTGACCCTGGACATGGTGGGAAAGACTCTGGCGCGCCTGGTTTGGGTGGACTATTAGAAAAAGATGTAATTTTACCAATTGGTAAACGGGTAGCGGCAATTCTAGAACGCAATGGTGTACAAGCAGTTCTCACCAGAGATGCTGACTTTTTCGTTGAACTTCAAGGACGGGTAGATATTGCTGAACGTGTCAATGCAACTTTATTTGTGAGTATTCATGCTAATTCTGTAGATAGTCGCCCTGATGTTAATGGCTTAGAAGTATATTATTACGATAGTGGTTATGGTTTGGCAGAAGTAGTTCGCAATACGATTCTGCAAGATATTGGCACCATTAAAGACCGAGGAACACGGAAAGCAAGGTTTTATGTCTTGAGAAAAAGTTCTATGCCTTCGATTTTAGTAGAAACAGGTTATATGACTGGTCGGGAAGATAACCCTCGATTGGGTTCACCAGAATATCAAAATCGGATGGCAGAGGCGATCGCTCGTGGTATTCTCAAATACTTACGTCAAAGGTAA